In the Aythya fuligula isolate bAytFul2 chromosome 8, bAytFul2.pri, whole genome shotgun sequence genome, one interval contains:
- the LOC116491882 gene encoding putative protein TPRXL, with amino-acid sequence MEGTRGALLRLAACCLLCALPGEGEKATETSVTTPFLSTTPTSHQLRETSDLNPDTTAVPETSLGINVTAATLNITGAHSAEVEDASTSATTVAGTEAERLQPSATASPTDIPVTQREHHNVSSSDNSSTEIPSPAPTASSTLEENQPDREVTEPFSTTEEMDDASSATPTTPLNSMLATTNSSQLGPSDRQTMGPTEARSETRPGTSPVGATEVSTMEPRTSSAPVSTSGSTSSAAASGTITTRPAVSSSATSTAASPTSTSPLDHPLEPMHEKASVLDVGDDENPELPSSPLADTTRADPLVIAVISVFIVMVGILGLVGFLRYRQHNSRMEFRRLQDLPMDDMMEDTPLSLYSY; translated from the exons gagaaggagagaaggcaaCAGAGACCTCGGTGACAACACCTTTTCTTAGCACCACGCCAACCTCTCATCAGCTCAGGGAAACCTCTGACCTCAATCCAGACACTACTGCTGTTCCAGAGACAAGCTTGGGGATAAACGTGACTGCTGCAACGCTCAACATCACGGGAGCCCACAGTGCAGAGGTGGAAGATGCCTCCACCTCTGCCACCACCGTGGCGGGCACTGAGGCAGAGAGACTGCAGCCTTCTGCTACTGCCAGCCCCACAGACATCCCGGTTACACAACGTGAGCACCACAATGTGAGCTCATCAGataacagcagcactgaaatcccctcccctgccccgaCAGCCAGCAGCACTCTGGAAGAAAATCAGCCCGACCGTGAAGTGACGGAGCCTTTCAGCACAACCGAAGAAATGGATGATGCCAGCAGCGCGACCCCAACGACTCCTCTGAACAGCATGCTCG CAACCACCAACAGCTCTCAGCTGGGGCCTTCAGACAGACAGACCATGGGGCCCACAGAGGCAAGGTCTGAAACCAGGCCAGGAACAAGCCCTGTGGGTGCCACAGAGGTGAGCACCATGGAGCCCAGAACCTCCTCGGCTCCCGTCTCCACCTCAGGGAGCAcatcttctgctgctgcctccggTACCATCACCACGAGACCCGCTGTGAGCAGCTCCGCCACCAGCACAGCcgccagccccaccagcacaTCTCCTCTGGACCACCCGTTAGAGCCCATGCACGAGAAGGCTTCTGTGTTGGATGTTGGTGATGATGAAAACCCAG AGCTACCGAGTTCTCCTTTGGCTGACACGACGAGGGCCGATCCCTTGGTGATCGCGGTCATCTCCGTCTTCATCGTCATGGTGGGCATCCTCGGCCTGGTGGGCTTCCTGCGGTACCGCCAGCACAACAGCCGCATGGAGTTCCGGCGCCTCCAGGACCTCCCCATG GATGACATGATGGAGGACACTCCCCTCTCACTCTACAGCTACTAG